One genomic window of Roseateles sp. DAIF2 includes the following:
- the msrB gene encoding peptide-methionine (R)-S-oxide reductase MsrB, translating to MSHDSHDDYPVQKSDAEWRAQLDPMQYQVARHAATERAFTGKYWDHWDAGRYNCIGCGTPLFAAETKFDAGCGWPSYYEPVNAEVIERVVDRSHGMVRVEVRCNNCGSHLGHVFPDGPEPTGERFCINSAAIDFSPK from the coding sequence ATGAGCCACGATTCCCACGACGACTACCCCGTCCAGAAGAGCGACGCCGAATGGCGCGCCCAGCTCGACCCGATGCAGTACCAGGTGGCGCGCCATGCCGCCACCGAGCGCGCCTTCACCGGCAAGTACTGGGACCATTGGGATGCCGGCCGTTACAACTGCATCGGCTGCGGCACGCCGCTGTTCGCGGCCGAGACCAAGTTCGACGCCGGCTGCGGCTGGCCCAGCTACTACGAGCCGGTCAATGCCGAGGTGATCGAGCGCGTGGTCGACCGCAGCCATGGCATGGTGCGGGTCGAGGTGCGCTGCAACAACTGCGGCTCGCACCTGGGCCATGTCTTCCCGGACGGCCCCGAGCCGACCGGCGAGCGCTTCTGCATCAACTCCGCCGCGATAGACTTCAGCCCTAAATAG
- a CDS encoding YdiU family protein produces the protein MTAFEPLPSVAGGPAGSWPNRFAGLGGDFFTELPARGLPYPHWVATSPACAALLGWPADWANDAALQVLSGNAVWPGMRPLASVYSGHQFGVWAGQLGDGRALLLGEVDTPAGPQELQLKGAGLTPYSRMGDGRAVLRSSIREFLCSEAMHALGIPSTRALAITGSALPVRRETMETAAVVTRVAPSFIRFGHFEHFAHHGLHEPLGRLAEFFIAQYAPECLDAPLPVAALLEKVVRQTAELVAQWQAVGFCHGVMNTDNMSMLGLTIDYGPFGFLDGFDPGHVCNHSDHQGRYAYARQPNVAFWNLHALAQALLPLLPGEGEGAGEPLLAALEVYRSAFPAALMRRLRAKLGLLAEREEDQALSDDLLRLLAAHRIDFTIAFRRLSAISTDPAQDGTNEALRDLFLDREAFDAWAGRYRARLAAEQSRDAERQARMRATNPAVVLRNHLAEGAIRQAQAGDFGEVTRLLKVLQRPFDEPVSAADADFPPDWAQHLEVSCSS, from the coding sequence ATGACTGCTTTTGAACCCCTGCCGAGCGTGGCCGGCGGCCCCGCCGGCTCCTGGCCGAATCGCTTCGCCGGCCTGGGCGGCGATTTCTTCACCGAACTGCCCGCACGCGGCCTGCCCTACCCGCATTGGGTCGCGACCAGCCCGGCCTGCGCCGCCCTGCTCGGCTGGCCCGCCGACTGGGCCAATGACGCGGCGCTGCAGGTGCTGTCCGGCAACGCGGTCTGGCCCGGCATGCGGCCGCTGGCCTCGGTCTACAGCGGCCACCAGTTCGGCGTCTGGGCCGGCCAGCTGGGCGATGGCCGCGCGCTGCTGCTCGGCGAGGTCGACACGCCCGCCGGCCCGCAGGAGCTGCAGCTCAAGGGCGCCGGCCTGACGCCCTATTCCCGCATGGGCGACGGCCGCGCGGTGCTGCGCTCCTCGATCCGCGAGTTCCTCTGCTCCGAGGCGATGCATGCGCTAGGCATCCCGAGCACGCGCGCGCTGGCGATCACCGGATCCGCCTTGCCGGTGCGGCGCGAGACGATGGAGACCGCCGCGGTCGTGACCCGCGTCGCGCCCAGCTTCATCCGCTTCGGTCATTTCGAGCATTTCGCCCACCATGGCCTGCATGAGCCGTTGGGCCGACTGGCCGAGTTCTTCATCGCGCAGTACGCGCCGGAATGCCTGGACGCGCCGCTGCCGGTGGCCGCGCTGCTGGAGAAGGTGGTGCGCCAGACCGCCGAGCTGGTCGCGCAATGGCAGGCCGTCGGCTTCTGCCATGGCGTGATGAATACCGACAATATGTCGATGCTGGGCCTGACGATCGATTACGGCCCCTTCGGCTTCCTGGACGGCTTCGACCCCGGCCATGTCTGCAACCACAGCGACCACCAGGGCCGCTATGCCTACGCGCGCCAGCCCAATGTGGCGTTCTGGAACCTGCATGCGCTGGCCCAGGCCCTGCTGCCGCTGCTGCCCGGTGAGGGCGAAGGCGCCGGCGAACCGCTGCTGGCGGCGCTGGAGGTCTATCGCAGCGCCTTCCCGGCCGCGCTGATGCGGCGCCTGCGCGCCAAGCTGGGCCTGCTGGCCGAGCGCGAGGAGGACCAGGCGCTGAGCGACGACCTCCTGCGCCTGCTGGCCGCGCACCGGATCGACTTCACGATCGCCTTCCGGCGCCTGAGCGCCATTTCGACAGATCCGGCGCAGGACGGCACCAACGAGGCGCTGCGCGACCTGTTCCTGGACCGCGAGGCCTTCGACGCCTGGGCCGGCCGCTACCGCGCCCGCCTGGCCGCCGAGCAGAGCCGGGACGCCGAGCGCCAGGCCCGCATGCGCGCCACCAACCCGGCGGTGGTGCTGCGCAACCACCTGGCCGAGGGCGCGATCCGCCAGGCCCAGGCCGGCGATTTTGGAGAGGTCACCCGACTGCTGAAAGTTCTGCAGCGCCCGTTCGACGAACCGGTGTCGGCGGCCGACGCCGACTTCCCGCCCGACTGGGCTCAACATCTGGAAGTGTCCTGTTCATCATGA
- a CDS encoding 3-(methylthio)propionyl-CoA ligase, with the protein MALPGQMMSMPLLISSLIQHAARHSGDTEIVSKRCEGDLHRYTWRDAELRSRRLAQALARLGCESGERVGTLAWNGHRHLEIYYGASGSALVCHTINPRLFPEQIAWIVGDAEDRVLCFDLTFLPLVEKLAPLLTTVRHFVLMSDRAHMPAASAIPNLLCYEELLAAEDGDYVWPQFDENTASSICYTSGTTGNPKGAVYSHRSSVLHAYGAALPDAMDCSAKDVILPVVPMFHVNAWGLPYSMAIVGAKVVFPGPHLDGKSLYELFENEGVTFSAGVPTVWLGLLTYVKSNNLRFSTFKRTVIGGSACPPAMLATLMDDYGVEVIHAWGMTELSPLGTLSKLNSKQLELPPEQQRRILEKQGKVIYGIDMAVIDDEGRALPWDGRSSGNLVVRGHWVIGSYFRQAASPLVTVDGQPGWFPTGDVATIDADGFMQITDRSKDVIKSGGEWISSIELENIAMAHPAVHEAAVIAALHPKWDERPLLVVVKKPGAEIGREEMLAFYEGKIAKWQIPDDVAFVAEIPHTATGKIQKLKLREQFKGYRLPGA; encoded by the coding sequence ATGGCGTTGCCGGGCCAGATGATGTCCATGCCCCTGCTGATTTCTTCGCTGATCCAGCATGCGGCCCGGCACTCGGGTGATACCGAGATCGTCAGCAAGCGTTGCGAAGGCGACCTGCACCGCTACACCTGGCGCGACGCCGAGTTGCGCTCGCGCCGGCTGGCCCAGGCGCTGGCGCGGCTGGGCTGCGAGAGCGGCGAGCGGGTCGGCACCCTGGCCTGGAACGGGCACCGCCACCTGGAGATCTACTACGGCGCCTCCGGCTCGGCCCTGGTCTGCCACACGATCAACCCGCGCCTCTTCCCCGAGCAGATCGCCTGGATCGTCGGCGATGCCGAGGACCGGGTGCTGTGCTTCGACCTCACCTTTCTGCCCCTGGTCGAGAAGCTGGCGCCGCTGCTGACGACGGTGCGGCATTTCGTGCTGATGAGCGACCGCGCCCATATGCCGGCGGCCAGCGCGATCCCGAACCTGCTGTGCTACGAGGAGCTGCTGGCGGCCGAGGACGGCGATTACGTCTGGCCGCAGTTCGACGAGAACACCGCCTCCAGCATCTGCTACACCTCGGGCACGACCGGCAACCCCAAGGGTGCCGTCTACAGCCACCGCTCCAGCGTGCTGCATGCCTATGGCGCGGCGCTGCCGGACGCGATGGACTGCTCGGCCAAGGACGTGATCCTGCCGGTGGTGCCGATGTTCCATGTCAACGCCTGGGGCCTGCCCTACAGCATGGCCATCGTCGGCGCCAAGGTGGTGTTTCCCGGGCCGCATCTGGACGGCAAGTCGCTCTACGAGCTGTTCGAGAACGAGGGCGTGACCTTCAGCGCCGGCGTGCCGACGGTCTGGCTGGGCCTGCTGACCTATGTGAAGTCCAACAACCTGCGCTTCAGCACCTTCAAGCGCACCGTGATCGGCGGCTCGGCCTGCCCGCCGGCGATGCTGGCCACCCTGATGGACGACTATGGCGTCGAGGTGATCCATGCCTGGGGCATGACCGAGCTGTCGCCGCTGGGCACCCTGTCCAAGCTGAACTCCAAGCAGCTGGAGCTGCCGCCGGAGCAGCAGCGCCGCATCCTGGAGAAGCAGGGCAAGGTGATCTACGGCATCGACATGGCGGTGATCGACGACGAGGGTCGGGCCTTGCCCTGGGACGGCCGGAGCTCGGGCAATCTGGTGGTGCGCGGCCATTGGGTGATCGGCAGCTATTTCCGCCAGGCCGCTTCGCCGCTGGTGACGGTGGACGGCCAGCCGGGCTGGTTCCCGACCGGCGATGTCGCGACCATCGACGCCGACGGTTTCATGCAGATCACCGACCGCAGCAAGGACGTGATCAAGTCCGGCGGCGAATGGATCAGCTCGATCGAGCTGGAGAACATCGCGATGGCCCACCCGGCCGTGCACGAGGCCGCGGTGATCGCCGCGCTGCATCCGAAATGGGACGAACGGCCGCTGCTGGTGGTCGTCAAGAAGCCCGGGGCCGAGATCGGCCGCGAGGAGATGCTGGCCTTCTACGAGGGCAAGATCGCCAAGTGGCAGATCCCGGACGACGTGGCCTTCGTCGCGGAGATTCCTCACACCGCCACCGGCAAGATCCAAAAGCTCAAGCTGCGCGAGCAGTTCAAGGGCTACCGCTTGCCCGGAGCCTGA
- a CDS encoding branched-chain amino acid ABC transporter substrate-binding protein encodes MKAGLAALLVASGAVAHAQQKGEVVKIAWIDPLSGLMAPVGQNQVKSFQFFAEKFNASNPAGVKFEIIPIDNKLSPAESLNALKSALDQGVRYVTQGNGSGAALAIIDAVNKHNERNPGKEVLYLNHSAVDPDLTNSKCSYWHFRFDADTSMKMEAITTFLKDQADVKKVFLLNQNYAHGHQVAKYAKEMLARKRPDVQVVGEDLHPLAQVRDFAPYVAKIKASGADTVITGNWGSDLALLVKAANEAGFQGKFYTYYAGVTGTPTAIGASGAGRVYQVAYNHNSMGGQMGQWADEFKKKFNDDFYTGSVIHIYTALSAAMAKAKSTDPVKVAAALEGLQLKSFNGNVEVRKTDHQLQQALYISVWQKTDAKNPYNVENTGYNFAPVKTYESYVSSTPTSCQMKRP; translated from the coding sequence ATGAAAGCCGGCCTGGCGGCGCTCCTCGTCGCCAGCGGCGCCGTCGCCCATGCGCAGCAGAAGGGCGAGGTGGTGAAGATCGCCTGGATCGATCCGCTCTCCGGCCTGATGGCGCCGGTGGGCCAGAACCAGGTGAAGAGCTTCCAGTTCTTCGCCGAGAAGTTCAACGCCAGCAACCCGGCGGGCGTGAAGTTCGAGATCATCCCGATCGACAACAAGCTGAGCCCGGCCGAGAGCCTGAACGCGCTGAAGTCCGCGCTCGACCAGGGCGTGCGCTACGTCACCCAGGGCAATGGCTCGGGCGCGGCGCTGGCCATCATCGACGCGGTCAACAAGCACAACGAGCGCAACCCCGGCAAGGAGGTGCTGTACCTGAACCACTCGGCGGTCGACCCCGACCTGACCAACAGCAAGTGCAGCTACTGGCATTTCCGCTTCGACGCCGACACCTCGATGAAGATGGAGGCCATCACTACTTTCCTGAAGGACCAGGCCGACGTCAAGAAGGTGTTCCTGCTGAACCAGAACTACGCGCATGGCCACCAGGTCGCCAAGTACGCCAAGGAGATGCTGGCGCGCAAGCGCCCGGACGTGCAGGTGGTCGGCGAGGACCTGCATCCGCTGGCCCAGGTGCGCGACTTCGCGCCCTATGTGGCCAAGATCAAGGCCAGCGGCGCCGACACCGTGATCACCGGCAACTGGGGCTCGGATCTGGCCCTGCTGGTGAAGGCGGCCAACGAGGCCGGCTTCCAGGGCAAGTTCTACACCTACTACGCCGGCGTCACCGGCACGCCCACCGCGATCGGCGCCAGCGGCGCCGGCCGCGTCTACCAGGTGGCCTACAACCACAACAGCATGGGCGGCCAGATGGGCCAATGGGCCGACGAGTTCAAGAAGAAGTTCAACGACGACTTCTACACCGGCAGCGTGATCCACATCTACACTGCGCTGTCGGCGGCGATGGCCAAGGCCAAGAGCACCGACCCGGTCAAGGTGGCCGCGGCGCTGGAGGGCCTGCAGCTGAAGAGCTTCAACGGCAATGTCGAGGTGCGCAAGACCGACCACCAGCTGCAGCAGGCGCTCTACATCTCGGTCTGGCAGAAGACCGACGCCAAGAATCCCTACAACGTCGAGAACACCGGCTACAACTTCGCGCCGGTCAAGACCTACGAGTCCTACGTCTCCAGCACGCCGACGTCCTGCCAAATGAAACGCCCCTGA
- a CDS encoding branched-chain amino acid ABC transporter permease, whose protein sequence is MLSSGLTLIFSMMGVLNFAHASFYMLGAYVAYSLAKLLGFWPALLVAPLLVGLVGAAFERLALRRVHKFGHVPELLITFGLSYVLLELVQLIWGRTAVPFAPPAALQGPAFSIVQHPVEGLSLVLGGAPASVCAAALCSNFPLTRLFMMGVALLMLLGLWLLLTRTRIGLVIQAALTHPEMVEALGHNVPRVFMLVFGSGCALAALAGVIGGITFVTEPTMAALIGSIIFVVIVVGGVGSLAGAFVGSILIGLLQTLPLTVDGSLASLFKLGPETFGYPILKLTLAQVAPILPYLLMVLILIFRPKGLLGTRDE, encoded by the coding sequence ATGCTCAGCTCGGGCCTGACGCTGATCTTCAGCATGATGGGCGTGCTGAACTTCGCCCATGCCAGCTTCTACATGCTGGGCGCCTATGTGGCCTACAGCCTGGCCAAGCTGCTCGGCTTCTGGCCGGCGCTGCTGGTCGCGCCGCTGCTGGTGGGGCTGGTGGGCGCGGCCTTCGAGCGCCTGGCGCTGCGCCGGGTGCACAAGTTCGGCCATGTGCCCGAGCTCCTGATCACCTTCGGCCTCAGCTATGTGCTGCTGGAGCTGGTGCAGCTGATCTGGGGGCGCACCGCCGTGCCCTTCGCGCCGCCCGCGGCGCTGCAGGGGCCGGCCTTCTCGATCGTGCAGCATCCGGTCGAGGGCCTGTCCCTGGTGCTGGGCGGCGCGCCGGCCTCGGTCTGCGCCGCCGCCCTGTGCTCCAACTTCCCGTTGACCCGGCTGTTCATGATGGGCGTGGCCCTGCTGATGCTGCTGGGCCTGTGGCTGCTGCTGACGCGCACCCGCATCGGCCTGGTGATCCAGGCGGCGCTGACGCATCCGGAGATGGTCGAGGCGCTGGGCCACAACGTGCCGCGCGTGTTCATGCTGGTGTTCGGCAGCGGCTGCGCGCTGGCGGCGCTGGCCGGCGTGATCGGCGGCATCACCTTCGTCACCGAGCCGACGATGGCGGCGCTGATCGGCTCCATCATCTTCGTCGTGATCGTCGTCGGCGGCGTCGGCTCGCTGGCCGGGGCCTTCGTCGGCTCGATCCTGATTGGCCTGCTGCAGACCCTGCCGCTGACGGTGGACGGCTCGCTGGCCTCGCTGTTCAAGCTGGGCCCCGAGACCTTCGGCTATCCGATCCTGAAGCTGACCCTGGCCCAGGTGGCGCCGATCCTGCCCTATCTGCTGATGGTGCTGATCCTGATCTTCCGGCCCAAGGGCCTGCTCGGCACAAGAGATGAATAG
- a CDS encoding branched-chain amino acid ABC transporter permease: protein MNSRMGAHNTHYHFKPHNVGRWLVWGLFAIALLVAPLIWTSSLSQTMLSQMGIGIIACLAYNMLLGQGGMLSFGHAVYSGLGAFLAIHTLNQVSAGALALPVSLVPLVGGLAGLGFAALFGYVSTKKAGTPFAMITLGIGELIWSMSLMLPEFFGGEGGISGNRVVGKPLLGISFGPQIQVYYLIALYCFVCTAAMFALTRTPLGRMLNAVRDNPERVEFIGYDTQWVRYLAFMLSGFFAGIAGGLGAINTEIVTAEVVGAARSGAYLLFTFLGGATFFFGPIIGAVLMVIAGVLLSELTKAWLLYLGLIFLFMVAYAPGGIASLIMMNLRVVAFGKLGRIWTAYLALGGSALTLLGGAGAMIEMLYHLQLNEALGPQLNFMGTTINAHGVDAWLGSALVLLVGAAMFELARRQFKREWDLTQEEIEKEIKRREALG, encoded by the coding sequence ATGAATAGCCGCATGGGCGCCCACAACACCCACTACCACTTCAAGCCCCACAACGTCGGCCGCTGGCTGGTCTGGGGCCTGTTCGCCATCGCCCTGCTGGTCGCGCCGCTGATCTGGACCAGCAGCCTGTCGCAGACCATGCTGAGCCAGATGGGCATCGGCATCATCGCCTGCCTGGCCTACAACATGCTGCTGGGGCAAGGCGGCATGCTCAGCTTCGGCCATGCGGTCTACAGCGGCCTGGGCGCCTTCCTGGCGATCCATACCCTGAACCAGGTCTCGGCCGGCGCGCTGGCGCTGCCGGTCAGCCTGGTGCCGCTGGTCGGCGGGCTGGCGGGCCTGGGCTTCGCGGCGCTGTTCGGCTATGTGTCGACCAAGAAGGCCGGCACGCCCTTCGCGATGATCACCCTGGGCATCGGCGAGCTGATCTGGTCGATGTCGCTGATGCTGCCGGAGTTCTTCGGCGGCGAGGGCGGCATCTCGGGTAATCGCGTGGTCGGCAAACCCCTGCTGGGCATCAGCTTCGGGCCGCAGATCCAGGTCTACTACCTGATCGCGCTCTACTGCTTCGTCTGCACCGCGGCGATGTTCGCGCTGACGCGCACGCCGCTGGGCCGCATGCTCAACGCGGTGCGCGACAACCCCGAGCGGGTCGAGTTCATCGGCTACGACACGCAATGGGTGCGCTACCTGGCCTTCATGCTCTCGGGCTTCTTCGCCGGCATCGCCGGCGGCCTGGGCGCGATCAACACCGAGATCGTCACCGCCGAGGTGGTGGGCGCGGCGCGCTCCGGTGCCTACCTGCTGTTCACCTTCCTGGGCGGCGCCACCTTCTTCTTCGGCCCCATCATCGGCGCGGTGCTGATGGTGATCGCCGGCGTGCTGCTGTCGGAGCTGACCAAGGCCTGGCTGCTCTACCTGGGCCTGATCTTCCTGTTCATGGTGGCCTATGCGCCGGGCGGCATCGCCAGCCTGATCATGATGAACCTGCGCGTCGTGGCCTTCGGCAAGCTGGGTCGCATCTGGACCGCCTACCTGGCGCTGGGCGGCAGCGCGCTGACCCTGCTGGGCGGCGCCGGCGCGATGATCGAGATGCTCTACCACCTGCAGCTCAACGAGGCCCTGGGCCCGCAGCTGAACTTCATGGGCACGACCATCAATGCCCATGGTGTCGACGCCTGGCTGGGCTCGGCCCTGGTGCTGCTGGTCGGCGCGGCGATGTTCGAGCTGGCGCGGCGCCAGTTCAAGCGCGAGTGGGATCTCACGCAGGAGGAGATCGAGAAAGAGATCAAACGTCGGGAGGCGCTCGGATGA
- a CDS encoding ABC transporter ATP-binding protein: MSTSSEYALELLDVRKSFGKSEIIRGAQLRVKPGERVAIIGPNGAGKSTLFNLISGRFAPSSGEIRLHGQRIDGHKPYEINRRGLSRSFQVSNLFTRLSVFENIRCAVLWSMGYRYAFWKFLAELDDANERAEAVLEMIKLDKKRDVLAMNLTYAEARALEIGITIAGGSSVILLDEPTAGMSKSETRRFIQLIREVTEGKTLLTVEHDMGVVFGLADKIAVLVYGEVIAFDTPDAVRANARVQEAYLGSVLAEAH; this comes from the coding sequence ATGAGCACGAGCAGCGAGTACGCCTTGGAGCTGCTGGATGTGCGCAAGAGCTTCGGCAAGAGCGAGATCATCCGCGGCGCGCAGCTGCGGGTGAAACCCGGCGAGCGGGTCGCGATCATCGGGCCGAACGGCGCGGGCAAGAGCACCCTGTTCAACCTGATCAGCGGCCGCTTCGCGCCCAGCAGCGGCGAGATCCGCCTGCATGGCCAGCGCATCGACGGCCACAAGCCCTACGAGATCAACCGCCGCGGCCTATCGCGCAGCTTCCAGGTCTCGAACCTGTTCACGCGCCTGTCGGTGTTCGAGAACATCCGCTGCGCGGTGCTGTGGAGCATGGGCTACCGCTATGCCTTCTGGAAGTTCCTGGCCGAATTGGACGACGCCAACGAGCGTGCCGAAGCCGTGCTGGAGATGATCAAGCTCGACAAGAAGCGCGACGTGCTGGCGATGAACCTGACCTATGCCGAGGCGCGCGCGCTGGAGATCGGCATCACGATCGCCGGCGGCTCCAGCGTGATCCTGCTGGACGAACCGACCGCCGGCATGAGCAAGAGCGAGACCCGGCGCTTCATCCAGCTGATCCGCGAGGTCACCGAGGGCAAGACCCTGTTGACCGTGGAGCACGACATGGGCGTGGTGTTCGGCCTGGCGGACAAGATCGCGGTGCTGGTCTATGGTGAGGTGATCGCCTTCGACACGCCCGATGCGGTGCGCGCCAACGCGCGCGTGCAGGAGGCCTATCTGGGTTCGGTGCTGGCGGAGGCGCATTGA
- a CDS encoding ABC transporter ATP-binding protein, producing MLKLDNVHAFYGKSHVLHGVSMELRPGEIVSLLGRNGSGRSTTVKTIMGQVDGNGSVRFGEQELLGRKAYEIAHQGIGYVPENRDIFPKLSVHQNLMLGQKSGAKNTRWSFDDMYRMFPRLKERQHTEAGVLSGGEQQMLTLCRTLMGDPDLIMIDEPTEGLAPKIVELVAEYLKELRRRGIAVLLVEQKLAIALEISERCYVMGHGRIVFEGTPAELRANSYIRKEWLEV from the coding sequence GTGCTCAAGCTGGACAATGTCCACGCCTTCTACGGCAAGAGCCATGTGCTGCATGGCGTCAGCATGGAGCTGCGTCCCGGCGAGATCGTCAGCCTCTTGGGCCGCAACGGCTCGGGCCGCTCGACCACGGTCAAGACCATCATGGGCCAGGTCGACGGCAACGGCTCGGTGCGCTTCGGCGAGCAGGAGCTGCTGGGCCGCAAGGCGTATGAGATCGCGCATCAGGGCATTGGCTATGTGCCGGAGAACCGCGACATCTTCCCCAAGCTGAGCGTGCACCAGAACCTGATGCTGGGCCAGAAGTCGGGCGCGAAGAACACGCGCTGGAGCTTCGACGATATGTATCGGATGTTCCCGCGCCTGAAGGAGCGCCAGCACACCGAGGCCGGCGTGCTCTCCGGCGGCGAGCAGCAGATGCTGACCCTGTGCCGCACCCTGATGGGCGATCCGGACCTGATCATGATCGACGAGCCCACCGAGGGCCTGGCGCCGAAGATCGTCGAGCTGGTGGCCGAGTACCTGAAGGAGCTGCGCCGGCGTGGCATCGCGGTGCTGCTGGTCGAGCAGAAGCTGGCGATCGCGCTGGAGATCTCGGAGCGCTGCTATGTGATGGGCCATGGCCGCATCGTGTTCGAGGGCACGCCGGCCGAGCTGCGGGCGAACAGCTACATCCGCAAGGAGTGGCTGGAGGTTTAG
- a CDS encoding MBL fold metallo-hydrolase: protein MRQQRNAHRSGTAGLDRRHFLAGCAAGLAAWPLARAAAEGLRVQRLAWAGIRLQLPRATLFIDPLTNPDTWGSALPDALIPVDDAVGDSHVLLTHLHSDHFDAKAVAAVLARGGSLLHPAGTQPQPVPPRARPRASALWEPQLLGDDFTVTAVPAADGYGDLQVSWVVLAGGRRLFHGGDTLWHGHWWRIARQFGPFDAAFLPINGARFGFRQPVSGQPGVLTPEQALAAARILGARRLVPIHYGVGGMGRYVEVADPIARLREAARGTAIEIQPLAPGAWLDWGDGRSS, encoded by the coding sequence ATGAGGCAGCAGCGCAACGCCCATCGATCCGGCACCGCCGGCCTCGATCGACGTCACTTCCTGGCCGGATGCGCGGCGGGCCTGGCGGCCTGGCCGCTGGCGCGCGCCGCGGCGGAGGGCCTGCGCGTCCAGCGCCTGGCCTGGGCGGGCATCCGCCTGCAGCTGCCGCGCGCCACCTTGTTCATCGACCCGCTGACCAATCCGGACACCTGGGGCTCCGCGCTGCCGGATGCGCTGATCCCGGTCGACGATGCCGTCGGCGACAGCCATGTGCTGCTGACCCATCTGCACTCGGACCATTTCGATGCCAAGGCCGTCGCCGCGGTGCTGGCCCGGGGTGGCAGCCTGCTGCACCCGGCCGGCACCCAGCCCCAGCCGGTGCCGCCGCGCGCACGCCCCCGCGCCAGCGCGCTGTGGGAGCCGCAGCTGCTGGGCGACGACTTTACCGTCACCGCGGTCCCGGCCGCCGACGGCTACGGCGATCTGCAGGTCTCCTGGGTGGTGCTGGCCGGCGGCCGCCGCCTCTTCCACGGCGGCGACACGTTGTGGCATGGCCACTGGTGGCGCATCGCGCGGCAGTTCGGCCCCTTCGATGCGGCCTTCCTGCCGATCAACGGCGCGCGCTTCGGTTTCCGCCAACCGGTCAGCGGCCAGCCCGGCGTGCTGACGCCGGAACAGGCGCTCGCGGCCGCGCGCATCCTCGGCGCCCGCCGCCTGGTCCCGATCCACTACGGCGTCGGCGGCATGGGCCGCTATGTCGAGGTCGCCGATCCGATCGCCCGGCTGCGCGAGGCGGCGCGCGGCACGGCCATCGAGATCCAGCCGCTGGCACCCGGGGCCTGGCTCGACTGGGGCGACGGCCGCTCGAGCTAA
- a CDS encoding MBL fold metallo-hydrolase, giving the protein MMKPTSLAPEVLMFVGAAQQSVATAFLHRDEVLLVDALGSAEDARALREVLCEEMGKMVRLIVSTHFMSDHIAGLALFPEALTIAHRHHRATFLSQQQRQPHDDAQYREPQLQFDGELQLRWGTHELRLQHRPGKTLDHLCVDVPSADLACVGDAIVGHIVYLSKADPALIRDALVRIRRLGRRSIVGGHIGSFPAAVLDHALHYLDRLRQIVMALRAEHGAAAVAPHIARIAIEDCLAPGVAACAFEREWHRHNLRVIAEQAIFSLDAAIAARELAA; this is encoded by the coding sequence ATGATGAAACCCACCAGCCTGGCACCCGAGGTGCTGATGTTTGTCGGCGCGGCCCAGCAATCGGTCGCCACCGCCTTCCTGCATCGCGACGAGGTGCTGCTGGTCGATGCGCTCGGCAGCGCGGAGGATGCGCGGGCGTTGCGCGAGGTCCTGTGCGAAGAGATGGGCAAGATGGTGCGCCTGATCGTCTCGACCCATTTCATGAGCGACCACATCGCGGGCCTGGCGTTGTTTCCCGAGGCGCTGACGATCGCGCACCGGCACCATCGCGCGACCTTCCTGTCTCAGCAGCAGCGGCAACCACATGACGATGCGCAGTACCGCGAACCGCAGCTGCAGTTCGATGGCGAGCTGCAGCTGCGCTGGGGCACGCATGAGCTGCGGCTGCAGCACCGCCCCGGCAAGACCCTGGACCATCTCTGCGTGGATGTGCCGAGCGCCGATCTGGCCTGTGTCGGCGACGCCATCGTCGGCCATATCGTCTATCTCTCGAAGGCCGATCCGGCGCTGATCCGCGACGCGCTCGTCCGGATCCGGCGGCTGGGCCGGCGCAGCATCGTCGGCGGTCATATCGGCAGCTTCCCCGCCGCGGTGCTGGACCATGCGCTGCATTACCTGGACCGGCTGCGGCAGATCGTCATGGCGCTGCGCGCCGAGCATGGCGCGGCGGCGGTCGCACCGCACATCGCCCGCATCGCGATCGAGGACTGCCTGGCCCCGGGCGTCGCGGCCTGCGCCTTCGAGCGCGAATGGCATCGCCACAACCTGCGGGTCATCGCCGAGCAGGCGATCTTTTCCCTCGATGCGGCCATCGCGGCGCGGGAGCTCGCGGCATGA